DNA from Kitasatospora acidiphila:
CCAGCGGGCTCTACATCACCGGGAGCGCCCTGTGCGCCGCGGTCCTCGTCCTGAGCGCCCCGCTCCCCGCCACCACGCGAGTCCTGACCTGGGGGTTGCTCGATGCCGCCTACCTGGCGGGCTTCGCCGCCTTGCTGCTGACGGCCACACCGGTCACGGTCGCCGCGCTCAGCATCACCGACGCGCTGATCGAACGGTTCGGGCTGCTCATCATCATCGTCCTCGGCGAGACCGTGACCGGCGTGGTGAGCGGCCTCGCGGCCGAACCGGTCAGCGCCCTCACCCTGACCGTGGGGCTGATCGCCGTCGTGGTCGGATTCGGCGCCTGGTGGACGTACTTCGACTTCGCCGGGCACCGCGAGCCCCGGCGGTCAGCCGCGGCCACCACCCAATGGATGCTCGCCCATCTGCCGCTCACGGCCGCGATCGCCGCCATGGGCACGGCCATGGTCAGCCTGGTCGGGCACGCCCACGCCGCCCGCACCCCCGCCGCCACCTCCTGGGTGCTGTGCGGCGGCGCGGCCGTCGTGCTGGCCGGCACCATGCTCGTCGCCGCCGCCCTCCAGGCCTGGCGCACCAAGCCGGACCTGTACCGCCCGCTGTCACGGACCTGCGCGGCGGCTGCCCTCGGCTGCCTCGCACTCGGCGCGGCCCACCCGGCACCGCCGGTGCTCGGTGTCAGCCTGGTCGCGCTCTTCGCGATTCCGTGGGGGCTCGCCGTGGCCTACCGCCTGCGCCACCAGGGGACGGCTGCCCGGGAGTAGGTCCGCTCGGCGATCCGGGTCTGCGCGAACCGGACCACCACCCTGACCACGGGCCGAGCCGGGTGGCCGCCTACTATCGTTCCGCATTCTTCGGGGGACGCTGACGCCTGATCGGCCGTGCTCGTCGCCCAAGGCCACGCCCAACACGGCACCACGAGTCCACCGCACGACGGTGGACTCGTGACTCGAGGAGGAACGTTCATGCACGCCCGGAGAATCGGCGCCGTCGCCGCGACAGCAGTGGCCGTGGTGGCTGCCCGCGACCTCATCCAGAAGCGGCACGCACTGCTCCGGAACTTCCCGGTGATCGGCCACGCCCGCTACCTGCTGGAGGCGATCGGGCCGGAGCTGCGGCAGTACATCGTGACCTCCAACGAGGAGGAGCGCCCCTTCAGTCGTGACCAGCGCACCTGGATCTACGCGTCGGCGAAGGAGGAGAACAACTACTTCGGATTCGGGACCGAGGTCGACGTCGAGCACGTGCAGGGGCACGCCTACCTGAAGCAGCGCACGTTCGCCGGCGCGCTGCCCGACGCCCACGACCCGCAGGCCCCGCTTCCCTCGGCCAAGGTGCTGGGCGGGCCGCGCGGGCGCGCCAAGGCGTTCCGGCCGGCGAGCGTGGTGAACATCTCGGCGATGAGCTTCGGCTCGCTCTCCGGCGCGGCCATCACGGCGCTCAACAAGGGGGCGGCGCTGGCCGGCGCGATGCACAACACGGGCGAGGGCGGCCTCTCGCCGTACCACCGCAGCGGCGGTGACATCGTCCTCCAGATCGGCACCGCGTACTTCGGCTGCCGCAACGAGGACGGCACCTTCAACCTCGACAAGCTCAAGGACGTGGTCGCCGGCGCGCCGGTCAAGGCGATAGAGATCAAGCTCTCCCAGGGCGCCAAGCCGGGGCTGGGCGGGATGCTGCCGGGCGCCAAGGTGACCCCGGAGATCGCCGAGATCCGCGGCATCCCGGTCGGCAAGGACTGCGCCTCCCCGTCACGGCACACCGCGTTCAGCGACGTCGACTCGATGCTCGACTTCGTCGAGCTGCTGGCCACCGAGACCGGTCTGCCGGTCGGGGTCAAGAGCGCGGTCGGGGAAATGGGCTTCTGGCAGGAGCTGGCCACGCTGATGGCACGTGGTGACCGCGGTGTCGACTTCGTGACCATCGACGGCGGTGAGGGCGGCACCGGAGCGGCGCCGCGGATCTTCGCCGACTCGGTGGCGCTGCCGTTCCGGATGGGCTTCTCCCGGGTCTACGGGACGTTCGCCGAGCTGGGGCTGACCGACGACCTGACCTTCATCGGCTCCGGCAAGCTCGGCCTGCCCGAGAACGCCGCGGTCGCGTTCGCCCTGGGCGCCGACATGGTCAACGTGGCCCGCGAGGCGATGCTGTCGATCGGCTGCATCCAGTCGCAGAAGTGCCACACCGACAAGTGCCCCACCGGCATCGCCACCCAGAACCCCTGGCTGGCCCGCGGCCTCGACCCGACCTCGAAGGCCACCCGGGCCGCGGTCTACCTGCGCACCCTGCGCAGGGAGCTGACCAAGGTCTCGGCAGCCCTCGGCGTCGCCCACCCGGGGCTCATCACTGCCAACGACATCGAGATCATGAACGGCGACTACGAGGCCCGCACCCTGGCCGGCGTCTACGGCTACAAGGACGGCTGGGGCGAGCTCGGACCGCACCTCGCCGATGAGATCACCGCCCTGCTCACCGCCAAGCCGGCCGTCTGACGCTCCGACGGCGACGGGCACCCAGCCCGGTGGCCGGGGGCGCCCCTGGCCGCAGGGCAGGTGCGGATCGTGGCGATCGCCGAGACGACGTGCTCGGCGATCGCCACGCACAGCTGCCGCGGCGATCGGACAACGTCGCCCCACGGCGGACTTTTCGAGGCCGGGTGCGGCGGCAGGCACGGCCTCCCGGTGATCCGAGGTGTCAAGTCCCCGATCACGGAACACCCATCGGCCCCACGGACGGTCAAGGCCGGCCGACGCAGGCCCAGTTGTGGTCCCAGGGCTCCGGACCGGCGTCAACACAGCGGGCAGCAGCGATCCGACGGCCCCTCAGTAGCGGCTGCTGGAAGAGCCCGGCGGCTCGTCGGGATGCCGCAGGCACGGCCCCTCCACCACGTGCACTGCGCCGTCGGCGGCGGTGCCCTCGGTCGCCTCACGACCGGACGAGGCGCCGAACCAGAAGTTCTTGCCGATCCGTTTGTACCTGTGCGCCCAACGCTGTCCGGGGGTGACGGGGGCGTGAGCGCCGCACAGTGATTCACTATTTTAGGGGACTGTCAATGGTGACCCAACCTATTCGATTCCTCATGCTCGGGCCCGTGGCAGCCCATCACGGGGAGATGGCGCTGCCGGTCGGATCGCCGTTGCAGCAGGCCATGATGGCAGCCCTGTTGCTGCGGGACGGACGGGCCGCCAGTGCGGGCGAGCTGATCGCGGCCCTGTGGGGCGCGGCGCCGCCCAACAGTGCCTCGGCCATGCTGCGCACGTACGCCTGGCGGTGGCGCAAGGAACTCGAACGCGACCGCAGCGCCCCGGCGATCCTCACCTCGCTCGGCGACGGCTACCGCATGGTGCTGCCCGCCGAGAACGTCGACGCCGTGCGGGTGGAGTCGCTCGCCGCCGCCGCGCTGGCCGCGGCCAGGAAGGGCGAGGACCACGCGCGGGCCCGGCGGCTGCTCGACGAGGCGCTCGACCTCTGGTTCGGGGAGCCGCTGGCCGGGGTGCCCGGGCCGTTCGCCGAGCAGCAGCGGGCCCGCCTGGAGGACCTGCGGATCAGCCTGCTCGAGGAGAAGTGCGGCCTGGAGCTGGAGTTGGGGGACCAGAGCCGCGCCGTCCCGGCGCTGCGCGAGCTGACCGCCGAGCACCCGCTGCGCGAGCGCCCGTACGTGCTGCTGATGCGCGGGCTGTACCAGAGCGGACGGCAGGCCGACGCGCTCGCGGTCTTCGAGCGGGTCCGCCGGCTGCTCGCTGCCGAACTCGGCATCGACCCGGGGCCGGAACTGCGCGCGATGCACCAGCGCATCCTGCGCAACGACCCGGCTCTGGTCGGCACCGCCGCGCCCGAGCCCGAGCCGACCGCCGGTGGCCGCACCCCCGCCCGGCCCACCCCGGCCCGGTCAACCCCGGTCCCGGCCCAACTGCCGGCCGACATACCCGACTTCACCGGGCGCGAGAGGGAACTCGCGGCGCTGCAAGCGGTGCTCGGCCGGGTCGTGCAGGACACCGCCGACCACACCGTGCTGCCGATCGCGGCCGTCTGCGGCATGGGCGGCGTCGGCAAGACCGCCGTCGCCCTGCGCGTCGCGCACCGGCTGCGCGCCGGGTTCCCCGACGGCCAGCTCTACGCCGACCTGCGCGGCGACCAACCGAAACCGGCTCAACCCAG
Protein-coding regions in this window:
- a CDS encoding low temperature requirement protein A, producing the protein MKDDDARAAAGNPTFWRQLRRQLWQPPRAHGEQPRERVVGPLELFYDLVVVALVAQAAHHLAGQLTWRGIGEYSAVFALVWITWLNGSLHHELHGHEDARARSTFLLQILVLVPLGAFIPEAGGARGAAFAVTAGVLFAVLTLLWLLASLGDSPEFRRSSGLYITGSALCAAVLVLSAPLPATTRVLTWGLLDAAYLAGFAALLLTATPVTVAALSITDALIERFGLLIIIVLGETVTGVVSGLAAEPVSALTLTVGLIAVVVGFGAWWTYFDFAGHREPRRSAAATTQWMLAHLPLTAAIAAMGTAMVSLVGHAHAARTPAATSWVLCGGAAVVLAGTMLVAAALQAWRTKPDLYRPLSRTCAAAALGCLALGAAHPAPPVLGVSLVALFAIPWGLAVAYRLRHQGTAARE
- a CDS encoding FMN-binding glutamate synthase family protein translates to MHARRIGAVAATAVAVVAARDLIQKRHALLRNFPVIGHARYLLEAIGPELRQYIVTSNEEERPFSRDQRTWIYASAKEENNYFGFGTEVDVEHVQGHAYLKQRTFAGALPDAHDPQAPLPSAKVLGGPRGRAKAFRPASVVNISAMSFGSLSGAAITALNKGAALAGAMHNTGEGGLSPYHRSGGDIVLQIGTAYFGCRNEDGTFNLDKLKDVVAGAPVKAIEIKLSQGAKPGLGGMLPGAKVTPEIAEIRGIPVGKDCASPSRHTAFSDVDSMLDFVELLATETGLPVGVKSAVGEMGFWQELATLMARGDRGVDFVTIDGGEGGTGAAPRIFADSVALPFRMGFSRVYGTFAELGLTDDLTFIGSGKLGLPENAAVAFALGADMVNVAREAMLSIGCIQSQKCHTDKCPTGIATQNPWLARGLDPTSKATRAAVYLRTLRRELTKVSAALGVAHPGLITANDIEIMNGDYEARTLAGVYGYKDGWGELGPHLADEITALLTAKPAV